One stretch of Brachyhypopomus gauderio isolate BG-103 chromosome 8, BGAUD_0.2, whole genome shotgun sequence DNA includes these proteins:
- the LOC143521575 gene encoding G-protein coupled receptor 22: protein MVSMETDGSISRGSGLTLLEASDTVGAGLEEQEEPWLGFRATVSAVLLLELLLGVGGNLTVLVLYCGHCTLLESVSHAVTLSLHTLDLLLCLLCLPITATLLLLGGASTPHHTLLCCLHESAATFASVGTALNLLLISLDRYDISVRPANRLLTPRKAAFLLTGVWVVSLAVPLLPFLEAGLVSGPKVGVDVHSNSTVLCSEWAGTLQVHLLLQVPIFLCSLAVMLFTYSRILRALRIRIGHPPRARRDGRRPGRRPWQRLKRSTRSPDHVKRTTPFSPPPLSTGPLVTSDTVTTVTMNTETNTPSANTPLSPTPTISVVTTPLSPTATLSTATSIFTISTSLSPSPATSTIALPLNPSPTLSTIASPLNPSPSLSTTAVALSPTPTVSVVTTPSPAPAHSHPSVGVGASVSAILTLRRAVRRHRDRRERQKRVFRMSVIIVLSFLLCWAPLSITPLLLLAIGPSDWLERLRLCFLVLAYWTVVLHPLLYAFTRQKLRKVLHTRLRRLRTNNAHVLIRPNPQNRHKRREDCSQAPDRCLTVRE from the coding sequence ATGGTTTCCATGGAGACAGATGGCAGCATTTCCAGAGGCTCTGGACTTACGCTCTTAGAGGCAAGTGATaccgtgggggcggggctagaagAGCAGGAGGAGCCGTGGCTTGGGTTCCGGGCAACGGTGAGTGCTGTGCTACTATTGGAGTTACTGTTGGGAGTGGGCGGTAACCTGACGGTGTTGGTGTTATACTGCGGTCACTGCACCCTTTTGGAATCCGTCAGCCATGCAGTGACTCTCAGTCTGCACACACTTGACctgctgctctgcctcctctgccTGCCAATCACCGCCACGCTCCTCCTCCTAGGCGGGGCTTccacccctcaccacaccctgCTCTGCTGTCTCCATGAATCAGCAGCAACCTTCGCCAGTGTAGGAACTGCACTCAACCTTCTCCTCATTAGTCTCGACCGCTATGACATCAGTGTCCGTCCCGCCAATCGCCTGCTCACGCCGCGTAAAGCAGCCTTTCTGCTGACCGGAGTGTGGGTGGTCTCTTTGGCTGTGCCTCTCCTGCCATTTCTGGAGGCGGGGCTTGTGTCTGggccaaaagtgggcgtggacGTTCACTCTAACAGCACAGTGCTATGTTCCGAATGGGCAGGAACTCTACAAGTTCACCTCTTGCTCCAGGTGCCGATTTTCTTGTGCTCCCTGGCCGTGATGCTGTTCACGTACTCCCGCATCCTTCGGGCCCTGCGTATTCGCATCGGACACCCCCCCAGAGCTCGACGAGACGGGCGGCGTCCTGGCAGACGCCCCTGGCAGCGGCTCAAAAGGTCAACGAGATCGCCAGACCACGTGAAACGGACTACGCCCTTCTCGCCTCCGCCACTCTCCACCGGACCGCTGGTGACCTCAGACACGGTCACCACAGTGACAATGAACACAGAGACTAACACACCTTCGGCGAACACACCACTGAGTCCAACCCCCACGATATCTGTAGTAACCACACCTTTAAGTCCCACTGCTACATTATCCACGGCCACGTCTATATTTACCATATCTACATCTCTCAGCCCTAGCCCAGCTACGTCCACCATTGCATTACCTCTTAACCCAAGCCCTACTCTATCCACCATAGCCTCACCTCTTAACCCAAGCCCCAGTCTATCCACCACAGCCGTGGCTTTAAGCCCCACCCCTACGGTGTCTGTGGTTACCACGCCGAGTCCCGCTCCTGCACACAGCCATCCGAGCGTTGGCGTGGGGGCGTCGGTTTCCGCTATCCTGACGTTGCGCCGCGCAGTGAGACGTCACAGAGACCGCAGGGAGCGTCAGAAGCGTGTCTTCCGCATGTCCGTCATCATCGTCCTGTCATTCCTGCTGTGCTGGGCGCCTCTCTCCATTACACCCCTCCTCTTGCTGGCTATAGGCccctctgattggctggagcGCCTGAGGCTGTGCTTTTTGGTGCTTGCCTATTGGACGGTTGTGCTGCATCCTCTGCTGTATGCGTTCACgcggcagaaactgcgtaaagTTCTGCACACTCGACTGCGCAGGCTGCGCACAAACAACGCGCACGTCCTCATTCGCCCGAACCCGCAGAACCGGCACAAACGCAGAGAAGACTGTAGCCAGGCGCCCGACCGCTGCCTAACTGTCAgggagtaa